AATTGTCATGCCAATGAGTTGACAtggtagcacaaacagatctgggaccaggcacaTTACCACCACTTTGAAAGGACATTTTTTCCAGGAATACATGTTCATCTATAAAGAGGGGACTTTGGAGAGGGTGACTGTTAGCAGTATAAGAAACATACAGGCATAAATGTTGTAAAATCAGCTACTACCATTTATTTACAATGTCTAAATGTTAAGAGAAGTTTCCATCATACAACTGAATTTATACAGGTTCATAGTAGCAGTTTCTGGGAGGGAAACAAGAAATTGGCAGAAAAAGAGAATAATGTTCTTTTGAAAGTTTAGTTCAAAATGTAAAAAGCAAaactttcccacattttattgGCTGTTCCAATTACATTTATAATGCATTTTTTCCTCAAAACGCTAAggacaaagaaaaacagatttAACAGATTTATGCACACCAGAAAATTWAACAGAAAAAAGTTTCTGCTTTCACACCACTTTAAGAAAGTACCTCATATTAAGTGAGAAATCTACAAACCATAAAGACAAACTGACTTAAAAATAACAGCATAAAagaacaaaataaacatgttgTTGGTAGGAAAGAACTTTGTTCAATRAAGCATGTACTGTACACAGCGACTAAGATAGTAGCTCCAGCTATATCTATGAGCAAAGGTCTGACAGATGAGTAACTGACGTTTACAGGGACCCAAAAGCCTTGTAGAAGTYCCTTAGAGGTTGTGTCTCTCCTAAAAAAGTAGCAAACTAACATTCAACAGGAatgagttactagcctcagactGAGTCTGTAAAAACATGGCTGTTCTGACGGTGGGGCTTGTCAGCGTGGGCTGGCTGGAGCTCGAGGGTGAGGCATGGTGTGCTGGCGTTGTCACAGTAAGAAGGCCTAGGCTCTTATTCACTGTCACTGCCGCCGCTGGAGTCTGAGGCCTGCTCACTGCCACTCCCGCTCTGGGCACGGCCACCCTCCGAGTGGTCACTACCGCTACTGTGGGCCGGAGACGCGCTGCCACTCCTACTCCTCTCCCTATGGCTCTCCTTCTCACTCCCACTGCCCTCCTCCCCACTGCTCCGGGCTGCTCCATTCTTGGGCTCGTTATCGTCGTCATCACTGTCATCGTCGCTACCGAAGATTTCCACCTCATCCGCCAGCTTGACCTCCTCCTCGCCACTCTCACTGCCGCTACCACTGGCCTTCCTCCTCCGCTTCACTCCCTCTTCATCATCCTCAGCTCCACTCCGCTTTCCATCCTCATCCTCCCTGTCAGAGTCACTGTCAGAGTTGTCTCCCTCGCTCTCGCTGCCCTTCTCATCACCTGTGAGTGGAAATAAATAGATAATTAATTCATATGAACCTAAGAAGCAGTGGTAAACAAAGAGCCTCTGCAGACACCGTAGTAAACATTggggaggacagaggggagagactGACCAGAGTCCTGCAGTTTACCCAAGTCCATGTCCTCTTCTTCGTCCTCTGGTTCATGGTTCTCCAGCTGAGCCTTACGCGCATCCTAATGGACACAAAGACGGATGTCATGATTACTCTGATTATTTAGATGTTCGCAAATGTTTACTTCTCTGCTTATGTCCAGCACTACCTGCTCATCTCTATCAGTGTTGAGGTCCACTTATTAAGTAAACACAGTAGTWTCCACAGATTGAAAGTAATGCTCAGTGTAGAAAACAGGCCAAATTAGCAGTCTCACCTGTGCTTCCAGCTCCTTGTCATTCATGTCTCTGTGCTTACACACCAACACAGCGTTTGTAGTAGACTGGGCTCCAGCCTTAGCTCTCCTCTTACTCAGCCGCACTCTGCAATCCAGGACAACACAGTCAGGCCAACAACTTTCTTCACAGGTGATGTCCTCAGACCTAAACAAACTAACTTAACCCACCCTAGCAAATACAAATCTACCAGAATAATGTGACTCTCTCTTCAAAGAGAATCCCATGTCACCTCCTGCCAATGTAAACCCAACAGACCCCACTATGAGACCCCCTCATCCGGGCCAGTGGTTACCTGGTCTCCAGCTCGTTGTAGTAGACCCCATCTCCGTCTCTGAAGATAAAGAAGTAGTTCTCCTCGTAGCCCTTGCTGGCTTTGTTCTTCACGTTCCAGTTGTACTCCCTGGCTATCTTATAGTCAtacctagaacacacacacacacacacacacctagttcAATGTTACAGTAATCTCTGTGCTTCAGAGATTCCAACATCCTAATGGTTCTGTACTTGGACAAGGTGAACCAAGTAGGTATGAGGAAGTAGACAATGACAATGTGAAACCTGAATATTATTGATAGGGATAGTTAATATATCAGTAGAATTGTTGGTGTCCTGTCTACTCAAGGTTAGTGTAAATGCTTGTTGGATTTCTCACAGATCATCAGGCATGTAGTCCAGCTCCTCATCCACGTCTCTCTTGCGCTTGCGAATCGTTTCCTCATTGGGCAGGAAGTAGGCCACAAACTGGTTTCCTTCCTCATCCATCATACCTCTGCAGGGCAcaacaaacatttcaaaacacGATGTAAAATTGTCATAGTGCAGGACagtcacaaaaaatatataaataaaatcacaggcacacacacaatgtggCATTGTTTTGTMCTCACCTAATCATGGCCTGTGACATCATCTCCACACCCTGGGGTGCTGACATGTCTTTAGGAGCAGGATCAGAGTCGAAGATTACCTGAGCACACGGGTTGATCCACATCTGGGGAGCAGAGAACAGAACACACAAATTCTTACTCTTGACCAAAACACAATAGGgctagacaacaacagctaaaYGCATCCAGCTTAGAACAGATAAAGGAACCAATGACTGCCCAGAAACAAAGACCATGAGAATAATTCAGATAGGAAGCCAAGACCAATACaatggtactgtatgtcctgTTGAGCGTCATGGGTGCTCACCTTGAAGTCAGGGAACACAGGCATCACCTCCACAGGAGTGACTCTGGGTTTACTGTAGTGCTGGACAATCTGGGGGAAGAGGATGAACACCACGTgtgatgtacagatgtaggatcttaatttgatcacttttgttgctgagaattttccttcaCCGCAGGAAATTCTGATGAGCTTCGCAATTTACATAAATCCACTGAAAAACCACACTaacacagttatattaacagtatccCACTTTTCATGTCACCTCATTTtgaccagctaatagcctaaccaccgatcaagaaacattatggactaaacattaaaattgttgctgcaggattcttttgCCTGCGACAATATAGGTacaattaagatccaacatctgcaATATCCTCTTTCATTCCATCAAAGTTATTRTACAATCTTCATATTAGAAGGAGCATACAATGAACTGTGTGATCTCTGTGTAGCTGGACATTGACGTTGTTATTGTAAGATCTATTTGGACTGAATATAGCAGTGAATAGTGCATAGCCAAACAAGGGGCACTCTCACCGGTTTCTGTGCATCCTCAAAGGTCTTTTCAATTGCAGCAATCTGGCTGTCCCTATCCTTGTATATCTCCTCCTCTGTGAACTGCTGTTTGACAGACACACCAATCCTAAGGACAGAACACATAGGTTATAGAAGGGGtgggacaaacagaaaacactacAAAATGGGAAGTGTGTACACTGAATGTGGTGGTTAGCTAGCCTGTTAGGTCACACTCACTTGACTTCCACTTTCTCATTGGAGACACCATATCTGTTGAACTCTGTAGAGATGTACTCAGTCTTCCTCATCCATGGGACCACCTTGGCGTGCTGCTGAGATCTACAGGAAGACAAACACAAGGCTCATAGCACAGATCCCAAGTCATTAASATTTTCATTGAATGTTGTCACAAAGACACTGTATTGACTGGTACACAGTCTGTATCCAAACCTTTTTGAGCTGGATGGAGCTGTGATGTCTTCTTCCAATAACTTCTCATCAGCTGGATCAAGAAKAACTAGAAAAATAAGGATGGGACGATTCTAAGTCAATACTACACAAGCTTCAAGTAACTACCACAAAATATATTGACTGTTTGGTATAACAACGTGCGTTTgtgtcattcagaaacatactGCTGGGGTCGACGCGGTAGGTGTCTGGGTTAATGAGGTCGATGGTGACTCCAAGGTCAGGCTCAGTAAGCAgttcatgtttgtgttgcttctcTAACGACGTAGCCTTATACTGCACAAACCTGTCATCACCAGACAGCGCAACATCAGAGTCAGCTACAGTGGCAGTACAGTATTTATGGGAGAAGGCTTAGAAAATAAAAGCTGCACTGTGGTTACAACAACTATACATTTAATAGACGTAACattttgactgacctttatgGCAGAAGGAACAAGGGTTTTTACCTGTGCTGGTCAAATGGATATGTGATGAATTTGGGATCAAATGGGATGTCAGGCAGGCTGTTGCAGTACTTTACCCGACAGACCACTCCAGACCTGGGAGATTGGTTGGGACAAACACGGAGTCACACATTTCAAAAGTGTACAAATAACAAGTAGTCATCAAAAGCATGTTCTATCAACCATTGATGCCTCAGAACCCAAACGGATAACTACCTAATGGTCATATGGGTTTTGATCTGTCCATGATATTGCCAGCCCTCCACCCCCTTTGTATTTAAAACACACAATTGCTTGAGCTGTAACTGAATCACTCTTTTGTTTTAACATGCAAAACAAACTGYATGCATACCTCTCTGGAACAGTTCTGTGTGATGAACTCCTAGCCACGTGGAGAGAAAAACAAGTGTTGTTAGTTACACACTCAGCTGATAGACTGAAGAAATAGGAAGTaacatagcccccccccccatttcaatATTTTGACTTATGTTAACTTATCACGGAACAATCAAAACATATGTAAATTATGATGATTGCTAACCATCCATGTCGtcattaacgttagctaacgttatctagttgctgcaaagaaaataAATCGGAGAGGATATTTACCTGTGACCGTCTGAGTCTCGCTGTGCTTGTGTCTGGATAGTTGGAGCCATGATCTTAAAAGAATGACCACGATTGGAAGAACAGTTTCTTAGAAATTCAGACAACCGTTCAAGTCACTCCTTACTAAAACACTTTACCTAAAAGAAAGAGAAACTCCGTtgattacctagctagctacttactCCAAAGTACTCAGAGCTTTCGCTCTTTTTGCTTTTCTGTCCTGGCTGGATGCGCCTTACAACTAGTAGGGCCCCTGATATTTTCATGGGTAGCTTCCGAGCTGCCTGAATATAATTACGTTGCAGCTATACGGTCAGTTTTTGCTATATCTCGTATGTGGATTTGTGGCAGGCAGTggaaccacagatagaacaaagagacagatatttcaccagatatataaatgtgaagcatccggttagctgcaaaatgtatgaccatattagagacacatatttcctccagattacacagacccacaaagaatttcaaAACAAATCMaattttgataaactcccatatctattgggtgaaataccacagtgtgcaatcacagcagcaacatttgtgacctgttgccacaagaaaaggacaacctGTGAAGAacgaacaccattgtaaatataaccttatgtttatttatttttgtactttaactatttgcatgtgcatgtgcaaatagttaaagtacaaaaataaacgtctttattcttttggaacttttgtacgtgtaatgtttacagtaattttgttattgtttattatctgtttcacttgctttggcaatgtaaacatatgtttcccatgccaatacagcccttaaattgaaattggaagcccagtggccggtagtgggagaagatggaacgagatggattttggccgagaTTTACTCATcagtgaaacatttgatctcaatacagttttttgTTACAAACCGAGTgaactaagttttgtagactttaccctttgacaaagtaaaaaaaaaaaaaaggcgtTGTTTAGCAGGGGTGCAAAGGCGAATTGTttgtgcacacgcgcacttcacagagtagacACGCGCACCTCACAGAGTAGACGTTCCCCAAACGAATGTGCAAATGCTTGCTAGaatgcgccaataggatctcgctagctcgttcttggctctgcccacctcattgcttgttctgcccactatggctCATTTGTTCTCATTTGAAAGAACKGGCTGTGGTCCATCTTGGTTAACTCATAAAAATCTTTGGTGGTACCATAAACTGCCTTGTATCAATTTATACGATTCTACGTTGGAAAGCAAgatactaaaataacacatcactGCCCTTTACTGTATTAGAATATAACATTGAGAAATTATATACCGACCATCAATCTGCAGCAAAtctgaaactgtttgaaataGTAGTACAACAAGCTTGGAAAATGTCCGAATTTATTCTGTATTCAGATGCAAACAAATAAAACCAAAAGTACCATTGGTATCACTGCCCAGTTTAACCCAACATGCCACTTTCCTAAACAAGAAGAAGTCAACATTACAAAGACAAGACTTGTGTTAGGCTGTGACTGACATTACAGAAGGATGATCTTCAATGAAGACAATTTAAAAGTTATGAACAGGTACAAGTCAAAATGTGGAATTCATCTAAGGTTTGTAACAATTTCCCAAATTTGCTAGAAGAGCATTCATGACATTATTAGTGTGGTGTGAGCtttacaacagcaacaacaaaaaacagaaaagctACAAAAAAAACTACATTCAACATTTTAGTTTGAGCGCAAATTACAAAATACTCATGAGTGCATATTATATTATCGTCATGTTGGAAGATTTCCAAGAGTAAAGTTTTTAATTGAATATGTATCATGCCAATAATGTTGTTAGTGTTTTACATAGCAAAACAATCCAGTGACACTGTCATGTAAGTGCCCAGACTGAAGCAGATTATGTATAGACACAGATgtgaaaacaaataaacaaactaaaATGTGTACAACCATGATAATGTGCAAGTCTGCCGAAAT
The genomic region above belongs to Salvelinus sp. IW2-2015 linkage group LG4p, ASM291031v2, whole genome shotgun sequence and contains:
- the LOC111958585 gene encoding RNA polymerase II-associated factor 1 homolog isoform X1, with amino-acid sequence MKISGALLVVRRIQPGQKSKKSESSEYFGIMAPTIQTQAQRDSDGHRSRSSSHRTVPERSGVVCRVKYCNSLPDIPFDPKFITYPFDQHRFVQYKATSLEKQHKHELLTEPDLGVTIDLINPDTYRVDPSIJLDPADEKLLEEDITAPSSSKRSQQHAKVVPWMRKTEYISTEFNRYGVSNEKVEVKIGVSVKQQFTEEEIYKDRDSQIAAIEKTFEDAQKPIVQHYSKPRVTPVEVMPVFPDFKMWINPCAQVIFDSDPAPKDMSAPQGVEMMSQAMIRGMMDEEGNQFVAYFLPNEETIRKRKRDVDEELDYMPDDLYDYKIAREYNWNVKNKASKGYEENYFFIFRDGDGVYYNELETRVRLSKRRAKAGAQSTTNAVLVCKHRDMNDKELEAQDARKAQLENHEPEDEEEDMDLGKLQDSGDEKGSESEGDNSDSDSDREDEDGKRSGAEDDEEGVKRRRKASGSGSESGEEEVKLADEVEIFGSDDDSDDDDNEPKNGAARSSGEEGSGSEKESHRERSRSGSASPAHSSGSDHSEGGRAQSGSGSEQASDSSGGSDSE
- the LOC111958585 gene encoding RNA polymerase II-associated factor 1 homolog isoform X2 translates to MKISGALLVVRRIQPGQKSKKSESSEYFGIMAPTIQTQAQRDSDGHRSSSHRTVPERSGVVCRVKYCNSLPDIPFDPKFITYPFDQHRFVQYKATSLEKQHKHELLTEPDLGVTIDLINPDTYRVDPSIJLDPADEKLLEEDITAPSSSKRSQQHAKVVPWMRKTEYISTEFNRYGVSNEKVEVKIGVSVKQQFTEEEIYKDRDSQIAAIEKTFEDAQKPIVQHYSKPRVTPVEVMPVFPDFKMWINPCAQVIFDSDPAPKDMSAPQGVEMMSQAMIRGMMDEEGNQFVAYFLPNEETIRKRKRDVDEELDYMPDDLYDYKIAREYNWNVKNKASKGYEENYFFIFRDGDGVYYNELETRVRLSKRRAKAGAQSTTNAVLVCKHRDMNDKELEAQDARKAQLENHEPEDEEEDMDLGKLQDSGDEKGSESEGDNSDSDSDREDEDGKRSGAEDDEEGVKRRRKASGSGSESGEEEVKLADEVEIFGSDDDSDDDDNEPKNGAARSSGEEGSGSEKESHRERSRSGSASPAHSSGSDHSEGGRAQSGSGSEQASDSSGGSDSE
- the LOC111958585 gene encoding RNA polymerase II-associated factor 1 homolog isoform X3; this encodes MAPTIQTQAQRDSDGHRSRSSSHRTVPERSGVVCRVKYCNSLPDIPFDPKFITYPFDQHRFVQYKATSLEKQHKHELLTEPDLGVTIDLINPDTYRVDPSIJLDPADEKLLEEDITAPSSSKRSQQHAKVVPWMRKTEYISTEFNRYGVSNEKVEVKIGVSVKQQFTEEEIYKDRDSQIAAIEKTFEDAQKPIVQHYSKPRVTPVEVMPVFPDFKMWINPCAQVIFDSDPAPKDMSAPQGVEMMSQAMIRGMMDEEGNQFVAYFLPNEETIRKRKRDVDEELDYMPDDLYDYKIAREYNWNVKNKASKGYEENYFFIFRDGDGVYYNELETRVRLSKRRAKAGAQSTTNAVLVCKHRDMNDKELEAQDARKAQLENHEPEDEEEDMDLGKLQDSGDEKGSESEGDNSDSDSDREDEDGKRSGAEDDEEGVKRRRKASGSGSESGEEEVKLADEVEIFGSDDDSDDDDNEPKNGAARSSGEEGSGSEKESHRERSRSGSASPAHSSGSDHSEGGRAQSGSGSEQASDSSGGSDSE
- the LOC111958585 gene encoding RNA polymerase II-associated factor 1 homolog isoform X4; translation: MAPTIQTQAQRDSDGHRSSSHRTVPERSGVVCRVKYCNSLPDIPFDPKFITYPFDQHRFVQYKATSLEKQHKHELLTEPDLGVTIDLINPDTYRVDPSIJLDPADEKLLEEDITAPSSSKRSQQHAKVVPWMRKTEYISTEFNRYGVSNEKVEVKIGVSVKQQFTEEEIYKDRDSQIAAIEKTFEDAQKPIVQHYSKPRVTPVEVMPVFPDFKMWINPCAQVIFDSDPAPKDMSAPQGVEMMSQAMIRGMMDEEGNQFVAYFLPNEETIRKRKRDVDEELDYMPDDLYDYKIAREYNWNVKNKASKGYEENYFFIFRDGDGVYYNELETRVRLSKRRAKAGAQSTTNAVLVCKHRDMNDKELEAQDARKAQLENHEPEDEEEDMDLGKLQDSGDEKGSESEGDNSDSDSDREDEDGKRSGAEDDEEGVKRRRKASGSGSESGEEEVKLADEVEIFGSDDDSDDDDNEPKNGAARSSGEEGSGSEKESHRERSRSGSASPAHSSGSDHSEGGRAQSGSGSEQASDSSGGSDSE